The following is a genomic window from Stenotrophomonas maltophilia.
GCATCTCGCCGACACGCTTGCTGATCGCGTCCTTGCCCAGGCCATCCTGCTTCAGCCCGAAGGCGATGTTCTGCTCGACCGTCATGTGCGGGAACAGGGCATAGGACTGGAACATCATGTTGACCGGCCGCTGGTACGGCGGCAGCGCGTCCAGGCGCTGGCCATCCAGGGTGATGCTGCCCTTGGTGGGCGTCTCGAAGCCGCCCAGGCAGCGCAGCAGGGTCGATTTACCGCTGCCGGAGCCACCGAGCAGAGCAAAGATCTCGCCCTTGCGCACGTCCAGGTTGACGTCGTCGACGGCGACGAAACCGTCGAATTCCTTGCGCAGGTCACGAATGGAGAGATAGCCGGGCGCACCGGTCGTGTCGACGACGGCGGCTACCGGCTGGGCTTCAACGGGCATGGGGGCTCCGGGAGCGGGCGGTGGACAGCGGCCGCCATTCTACCGGCCGGGGGCCGAAGGGGATATGACGGGAGCTGGCGGGCGGCTCCGGTGGAGGCCGGGCCTTGCCCGGGGGCCGACCGCCGCGCTCGCCGGGCATGGCCCGGCGCTACCAGGTCGCGGCTGCCGGAACAGGCCCGGCGCCGCTGGAGCCACTCAACGGCCGGTCTTCACCTCGGTCCACAGCCGGGTGTAGAGCTTGTCGGTCTCCGGCGTATTGATCGAGTAGGTGAACATCTTCTCGGCCACATCGGCCGGCGGGTAGATGGTCGGGTCGGTACGGATCGCCTCGTCCACCAGCGGGGTCGCGGTCGGCACCGGGTTGGCGTAGTGGATGAAGTTGGTGTTGGCCGCAGCGACCTTTGGCTGCAGCAGGTAGTTGATGAACTGGTAGGCCGCCTCCGGATGCTTGGCATCCTTGGGGATCGCCAGCATGTCGAACCACTGCGGGGCGCCTTCCTTCGGGATCGAATAGGCCACGTGCACGCCATTGCTGGCTTCCTCGGCACGGTCGCGGGCCTGGATGATGTCACCCGACCAGCCCACCACCAGGCAGGTGCCACCGTTGGCCAGCGAGCCGACGTACTGCGAGGAGTGGAAGTTCTGCACGTACGGGCGGATCGACTTCAGCAGGTCGGCGGCCTTCTGCAGTTCGGCCGGGTCGCCACTGTGCGGATCCAGGCCCAGGTAATGCAGCGCGATCGGGATCATGTCCGCCGGCGTGTCCAGGATGGTCACGCCACAGTCCTTCATCTTGCTGATGTTCTCCGGCTTGAACACCAGGTCCCAGCTGTTGGCGATGTCGGTGCTGCCGCCGAAGCGCTGCTTCAGCATGTCCACGTTGTAGCCGATGCCGGTGGTGCCGATCATGTACGGCACGCCGTACTGGTTGCCCGGGTCCTGGGTGGCGATGCGCTTCATCACCGCCGGATCGAGGTTGGCCAGGTTCGGGATCTTGCTCTTGTCCAGCGGCAGGAACACGCCGGCCTGGATCTGGCGGCCGAAGAAGTTCAGCGTCGGCACCACCACGTCGTAGCCGCTGTTGCCGGCCAGCAGTTTGGTCTCGACCATCTCATCGCTGTCGAACACATCGTAGGTCACCTTGATCCCGCTCTCCTTCTCGAAGGTCGGAATGGTGTCCTCGGCGATGTAATCGCTGTAGTTGTAGACGTTCAGGACCTGGCTGTCCTGCGCGCCGCCATTGCCACCGCTGCAGGCGGCAAGCATGGCGGAGGCCAGGCCGAGCGTGAGGATACGCAGCTTCATCGGGTGCTCCAGAATGCGGGAAGGGGGGCCGGCGGGGCCGGCGACGGATGCCAGCCTACCCCCCGGCGGCGGATTTTTCTATTCCGGATGCTCAGACGTTCAGCAGCAGGAACTCGCGCTCCCACGAGCTGATGACACGGAAAAATGTCTCATATTCCTTGCGTTTGACCGAGATGTAGGCCCGGCAGAAGCGCTCGCCCAGCAGCGCCTGCAGCTCGCTGCACTGTTCCAGCCCGTCCAGCGCCTCGCCCAGCGAGCGCGGCAGGTTGTAGCCCAGTTCCTTGGCGCTGCCGGTCACCGGCGCATCCGGCGCCAGCCGCTCGCGGATACCGAGCAGGCCGCAGGCCAGGGTCGCGGCCATCGCCAGGTACGGGTTGGCGTCGGAACCGGCGAAGCGACTCTCCACACGCATGTTTTCCGGCGTATCCAGCGGCACGCGCAGGCCACAGGTGCGGTTGTCGAAGCCCCAGTGCACGTTGCTCGGCGAGACCTCGCCGAACACCAGCCGGCGGTAGGAATTCACGTTCGGCGCGAAGAACGCCATCGCCTGCGGTGCGTACTTCTGCAGGCCGCCCAGGTAATGGCCGAACACCGGGCTGAACTCGCCTTCGGCATCGGTATCGCCGGCAAACACGTTGCTGCCGTCACTCACCCGCACCAGGCTCTGGTGGATGTGCATGGCGCTGCCCGGCTCGTTCTCCATCGGCTTGGCCAGGAAGGTGGCGTACACGCCATGGCGCATCGCCGCCTCGCGCATGGTGCGCTTGAACAGGAACACCTGGTCGGCCAGATCCATGGCGTCGGCATGGGTGAAGTTGACCTCCAGCTGCGCCGCGCCGGATTCGTGGATCAGGGTGTCCACGTCCAGCTTCATCGCATCGGCGTAGTCGTACATCAGATCGAGAATCGGATCGAATTCGTTGACCGCATCGATCGAGTACGACTGCCGCGCCGTTTCCGGGCGGCCGGAGCGGCCGGCCGGCGGCAGCAGCGGGAAATCCGGGTCGGTGTTCTTCTGCACCAGGAAGAACTCCAGCTCGGGCGCCACCACCGGGCGCAGGCCCAGTTCGGCATATCCGGCCAGCACGCGGCGCAGCACGTTGCGTGGCGCCAGTTCGTGCGGCTCGCCATGCTTGGTGTAGCAATCATGGATGACCTGCGCGGTGGCATCGGCCGCCCACGGCACCATACGCACCGTGTCCGGGTCCGGGCGCAGCATCATGTCCGAGTCCGACGGCGAGGTCAGCTCGTAATAGTCGTCGGGGAATTCACCGGTGACGGTGGTGGCGAAAATGCCTTCGGGCAGGCGCGTACCGTAATCGTGCGAGAACTTGTCGGCGGGAATGATCTTGCCGCGCGCGTTGCCGGTGATGTCCGGCACCAGGCATTCGACCTCGGTGATGCGCCGCTCCTTCAGCCAGCGCAGCAGGCTGCTTTCCTGCGGTGCGGGGGGCGTGGCCGTCTTGCGCGGGCGCGTTCGGGAACTCATCGGGAATCCAGTCGGTTCTGTTGGTGCTCTCGGCAAGCTTGGCCGAATGCACGGAAAATAGCGTGATAGAACGGCGCCTGCATGACACGCCACTCCGGGTGCCACTGTACGCCGAGCACGAACCGATGGTGCAGGCTGCGTGCCGCCTCGACCAGCCCGTCCTCGGCCCAGGCCTCGCCGTGCAGCCCCAGCGCGAGGCGCGCGATGCCTTGCCCGTGAACGGAATTGACCTGCGCGCGGTCGCTGCCCGCCCACTGCGCCAGCCATCCCTCGGCGGCCAAGGTGACCGGATGCGCCGGGCCGTACTGCACCTCCACCGGCGCCTGCGGGTCCTCGCGATGGTCCGACAGGCCCGGCACCGCGTGCACCTGCGGATGCAGGGTGCCGCCCAGCGCGACGTTCAATTCCTGGAAACCGCGGCAGATCGCCAGCACCGGCAGATCCAGCGCCAATGCCTCGTGCAGCAGCGCAAGGGCCGTGGCATCGCGGGCCGGGTCATGCGGGTTGCCCGGCCAGCTGCGGCCACCTTCGTAGTGCTGCGGTTCGATGTTGCTGACCGCACCGGTCAACAGCAGGCCATCGAGGCCGTGCAGCCAGTCGGCAGGCGGCAGCGGTGGTTGCAGGCTCGGCAGTATCACCGGGGTGACTTCGGCCGCCTCAACCAGCGCACGCACGTACTTTTCGCCGGCCACCGCGAAGCGGTGATGGCCGAGCACGGTGCTGTCGGTGGGCAGCCCCACCCAGGGCAGGCGACGCATGGAGAGCTCCTTGGCGTGTGGACACGTTACCCGCCGGCGTGCGACGGCGACAAGTCGCCGCCGTCACACCACGGCCGTCACCCATCGGCGAAACTAGGCATGTGAACGCTGATCGTCCTGCCCCGCCCTGCCCCGTTGCCCTGCGCCCGCGAGGCCCGCAGTGAGCGCCGCCTTCCCACCCAGCTGGTACGCCGCCAGCCTGCCTGAACCGCCTGCGCTGCCCGTACTTCGCGGCGATCTGCAGGCCGATGTGGCCGTGCTGGGTGCCGGTTACACCGGCCTGACCGCCGCACTGGAGCTGGCCGCACGCGGCCGCCGCGTGGTGGTGCTGGACGCGCAGCGGATCGGCTGGGGGGCGTCCGGCCGCAACGGTGGCCAGGCGCTGGTCGGCTACGGCTGCGAGGTGGACGAACTGGAGCGCCAGCTTGGCCGCGAGGATGCGCGCCATCTGTTTGACTGGTCGCGCGAAGCGGTACAGGCGATGCGCACGCGCATCGACCGCCACCACATCGACTGCCACTGGGTGGAAGGCCACGCCAGCGTCGCCATACGCGAGCGCCACGAGCGTGACCTGCGCGCCAACTGCGAGCACCTGCAGCGCCACTACGACTACCCCATGCAGTGGTGGGACCGTGATGCCCTGCGCGCGCAGCTGGACAGCCCGCGCTACCGGGCCGCAATGTTCGATCCGCTCAGCGCGCACCTGCACCCGCTGGCCTATGCCCGCGGCCTGGCCGATGCAGCGCGGGCAGCGGGGGTGGTCATTCACGAAGATTCGCCGGTGGTGCGCATCCAGCGCGGGCCACGGCCAACCCTGCGCACCGCGCAGGGCAGCGTGCGCGCCGAGCAGCTGGTGGTGGCCGGCAACGCCTGGCTGCAGGGGCTGTTGCCGGAGCTGGAACGGCGGATCATGCCGGTCGGCACCTATATCGGTGCCAGCGCGCCATTGGGTGCCGAGCGCGCCCGTGCCCTGATCGGCAACGACATGGCTGTGGCCGACACCGCCTGGGCGCTGGACTATTTCCGCCTCAGCCACGACCACCGCCTGCTGTTCGGCGGCCGCGCCAGTTACTCGGCGCTGCCACCACCGGGCCTGCGCGGGGTGATGCAGCGGCGCATGCACCAGGTGTTCCCGCAGCTGGCCGACGTGCCGCTGGAACAGGTCTGGGGCGGCTACGTGGACATCACCCGCAACCGTGCCCCGCACTGGGGCCGGCTGGACGGCAACCTGTACTTCGCACAGGGGTTCTCCGGCCATGGCGTGGCCGCTGCCGGTCTGGCCGGCGAGGTCATCGCCGCCGCCATTGCCGGCCAGAGCGAGCGCCTGGACGTGTTCCAGCGCCTGCGGCATGCGCCGTTCCCGGGCGGCCGGCTGCTGCGTACGCCGCTGCTGGTGGCGGCGATGTCCTGGTACAAGCTGCGCGATGCGTTGTGGTGAGACCGACCCGGCGCGACCTGTCCACGACCGGATAACGAAACCGGTGACGGTTATCGACGATTTCATCATACGAGGATGTGAAGACCGCTCATTCACAACGGCGTGATGGAATTCACATTTGATCGGAAGATCAAATCGGCAATTGCATTATCCAATTCATGTCGATACCGTCCCTTGGAACCGGGTCCCGCGGCGAATGGATGCTGACAGGGAACGTACTCGAGGGAGAAGTGCGATTGAACTGGTGGAATGAAGGCCTGCAACTGAAGTTGCGCATCCATCCGGCAGGGTTGGTCCTGGCGGCGTTCTATGCGGTCGCATGCTGGGCGACGCGACAGTTGTCACTGGATCAGTTCTACCTGCCCGCAGGAATACGCGTGGCGGCCGTGCTGCTCTGCCCGCCACGGCTGTGGCCCTATCTGCTGCTGGGCGAGTACGCCTACTTCGCGCAGATGCGCTATCCGATGATCGACAAATATGGCGCGGCCTGGGTCGTGTTCGCATCGGCATCGCTGATGCCTGCGGTGATGCTCATTACCCACCTGTGCCGCAGGGCATTGGCGCATTCGGTCAATGCCCGCCTGCTGGCCATCGCACTGCTGTCTTCAGTCGTGGTCACGCTGCTGAACGTAGGTTTCTCGCAACTGCTGTGGCCGACGCCGCCGGCCGATTCGCTGCTGGCCTTCGTTTCTCGCGCGATCCGCTTCAGCGTCGGCGATTTCATTGCCATCCTGACCGTCGCGCCGCTCGCGCTGCTGTGGGCCAAACGCGATGCCGAGGCCGGCTGGAAAACCCTGTTCACCGGGCCGGCGGCAGTTGCTTTGTCGTTGATGTCGCTGCTCGGGATTACCGCAACCCTGATTCCTTCCGAGGCCAGTGCACTCAGGACCTCCCTGCAGCTGCTGATGGGCCTGCCGGCGATTGCGCTGACCTGCCAGTATGGCTGGCGTGGCGCTGCCATCGGTGTGCCCGCACTGAATCTGATCATCGGCCTGACGACCCCCAAGCCGTATGCCGCCGCCTTCGATGCATCGGCCTTCACCACGCAGCAGATCATGGCCATCACCGGTGTCGCGCTGCTGCTGCTGGGCTCGCGCATCAGCCACTACCATCGCCGCTATCAACTTCGCGAGGTCGGCGAGAAGAACGCCATCCATCTGGCACGCAGTTCGCAGATGGCGAGCGAATCGGATCTGCGCGAACGCGCCATCCACCTGCGCAAGCTCGGCGATGGCATCGACCTGTCGCTTTCGGAAGTCATCAACTGGCTCAACACCCACGGCCACTCGGCCATCGCCAACAGCTTGACCCACACGGCCAACGTGCACTCCCGGCTGTTCCGCGAACAGGCCAGCATGGTCTATCCCACCGCACTGGAGCAGTTGGGGCTGTATGTCGCGCTGCAGGCAGGCGGCGTACACGCGGCGTGGGTCAATACCCACCGTGTGGTCGAGCCGCGCCTGTCCGGCGATCCCTGCCGGCTCAGCCTGGACCTGCAGCTGGCGGCCTACCGCACCCTCATCGACGCGGTGTCCCTGCTGTTGAAGAGCGAACCAGGTCAGATCGTGGTGCGGGCGCGGTGCAGCCGCGCGGGGCAGCAACGCGGCATCGTGATGACCGTCTCGTTGCTGGACCCGCATCGCGCTTTATCCGCCGCCACTGAAGGCAAGGTCAGGGAACGATTGGCAGGCCGGACGCTGGCATTCGGTGGCTCGGTGCACTGCCGCCACAACCGCATCGTCATGGTGCTGGTGGAACCGGTCGCCAGGACGCGACGGGAGTCGGTCGAAGGCGCGGTGTTCGGCGCCAGCATCGCCTCTCCGGCCTGGGACGGGCGGCAGGCCGAAGCCTGACCACCGACGGTCCGGCGTGCCCTGCATATGGACGCACGCCTGACCGCAGGCCCAGTGGAGTCAGACGATCAGCAGGCGACGCATGTCCCCTGCCGATCGCTCATCACTGCGCTTCAATGGCCCAGAACACGCGCGTCCCGGCGCTGTAGCGCACCAGCACGAAGCCATTGCCGCGATAGACCAGCGAACGGGTCGCCTTGGCGGGCACCGGCAGCGGCTGCCCCGGCAGCGACACCGGCACCTGCACATTGCCGGCCGGAAGCGCCCAGAACGTCGCATCGGCGTTGCCGATGATGACCTGCACGCGACCGGCGAGGTCATTGACCTGGAAGTACGAGATTCCATCACGCTGGAAACCGTAGACCAGCCACGACGGGTCTTCACTCAGATTGGTCGACGCCGGAAAGGCCTCGCCCAGACCGCGCTCGCTCATGCTGCGGATGCCGTGATCATCGGACTGGGCCAAAGCCGACATTGGCAGGCAGGCAGCGATGACCACACCCAGCGTTGCACCAACATTAACTATTCGCACGTTTGCCTCCTCGGCAGGGAAAATGAAGAGCACCATTACCTACTTCCCCGATTGTGGCCGGGGGCCGCCCTTGATGCATCCTGCAGAAAGTCGCAGCACCACCTGGACATGCAAGCTCCACTATATGTCGACGGCGGCCGTTGATACATACCGGCACACGTGATCAGACGATCTGGATAATGCTGTCCGCTGCCGGGGGATGCGCAGATTCCGGCCGCATTGCGCATCGGCAGTCGAAGCATGCACAACGATTGCACCTGCCCACATCAATGGATAGTGTCCATGGCCGGGGCACGGGCACGCTGCCCCGGGCAACGGAGGCTCGCACTTGGATCGTTTGAAGAACGTCGTTGAACTGAGCGTCCGGATCCGGCCGGTCGGGCTCGCGTTGGCGGCACTCTATGCGGCCAGTTGCCTGGCCTCGCGCCAGTTCTCGCTGGACCAGTTCTTCCTGCCGGCCGGGATCCGGGTGGCGGCGCTGCTGATCGTGCCGATCCGCCTGTGGCCCTACCTGCTGCTGGGTGAGTACGCATACTTCGCAACGCTGCGCATCCCCATGATCGACAGCTATGGCCTGGCCTGGGTCATTCTGGCCTCGACGCTGCTGATGCCGATGGCGATGCTGGTGGTCTACCTGCATCGGATGAGAATGCCCTCCGAGGCCGCCACCGGTCTCTGGCTGCTGTCGCTGATCTTCGGCACGGCACTGTTCGTACCAGGTCTCAACCTGGGCATTTCCTATGTGCTGTGGTCGAACCCGCCGCCAAGCAACCTGCTGGATGCGGTCGACCGGACGATCTTCGGCCACTTCGCCGCCATCATCACCCTGGTGCCGTTGGCGTTCCTGTGGGCGCGGCGGCATGCCGATCCCGAATGGAGCACCCGTTTTGCCCTGCCGACCGTTGCAGCGATCCTGGTGATGCTGATCCTGGGGCTGGGCATGCAGCTGACAGCCAGCAGCGCCCACACCACGCGAACCCATCTGGTGCTGCTGGCGGCGCTGCCCGCCATCGCCCTGACTTTCATGCATGGATGGCGCGGCGCGGCCATCGCAATTCCCCTGCTGAACCTGCCGTTGCATGGCGCAACGCCGAGCACCGGCCTGCCCTCCTCGTTCGACCTGGGCACGTTCGCCACCCAGCAGAACATGGCGGTGATGAGTGTCGCGCTGCTGGCACTGGGATCGAGCATCAGCTATCACCACCAACGCGCCCGGTCCCGCGGCCTGGCCGAAGAAACCACGTTGCGCCTGACCCGCAGTTCGCACCAGACCAGCGAGCGCGAGCTGCGCCAGCGCGCCACCCATCTGAAGCACCTGGGTGAAGGCATGGACAGTTCGCTCAACGAAATGGTCAGCTGGCTCAGGGCGCAGGGCCACCATGCGGTGGCCAACAGCCTGCAGCACGCCTGCTCGGTGCACTCGCGCCTGTTCCGTGAGCAGGCCAGTCTGGTCTATCCCACCGGGCTGGAGCAGGTCGGCCTGTACATCGCGCTGCAGGCCGGTGGTGCCTGCGAGATCTGGAACAGCACGCACCGCGTGACGCCACCCAGGCTGGCGGGCAACCCCTGCCTGCTGACCGTGGATCTGCAGCTGGCGATCTACCGCACGCTGATCGAAGCGGTCTCGCTGCTGCTGGAGCTGGAGAGCGGGCAGGTGCGCGTGCGTGCCCGCAGCGGCCGGGCAGGCGATCGCCGTGGCATCGTGGTTGTCGTGGGCCTGCTCGACCGCAGTTGCACGCTGTCGGCCGGTACCGCCCACCAGGCCGTCGAACGCCTGTCCGGACGCATGCTGGCCTATGGCGGAGCGCTGCGCTGCCGCGGCAATCGCCTGCGGCTGGTCCTGCATGAGCCGGCCGTGCACGCTTCGCAGGCGGCAGCCTGATCGCGGAACAGGCCAGGTGCGCAGCATTCGCGGCTAAAGTTTCACCCGAAACCGCCGTTATCCGTGCCGAGCCCCTCCCTCGTGAGCCACCGCATCATGCCCGTGCTGCCGCAGGCCGCCGTCGATGGCGACCTCGCCGATCCACTGCCACAGCGGATCCTGCTGGTCGAAAACTCCCGCGCGTTCACCGGCATGCTGCGCGAGGCGATCGAGCAACGCCTGGAGCTGCCCGTTGTGGTTGCCCCCACCCTGGCCGAGGCCGACCGTCTGCTGAGCGAAGGCGCCGGCTGGTTCCTGGTGCTGACCGGACTGGTGCTGGCTGACGGCGACCGCGACACGGTGGTGGAGTTCTTCCTCAAGCGTGGCCTGCCGACCGTGGTGGTCAGCAGCGTGTATGACGAGGACCTGCGCAAGCGCGTGCTGCAGCAGCAGATCATCGATTACGTACTGAAGAACACCCCTGGCAGCATCGACTACCTGGTATGGCTGGTGCAACGGCTGGAGCGCAACCGGCGCATCGCCGCGCTGGTGGTGGATGACTCGCCGTCCGCGCGCGGCTATGCCGCCGCTCTGCTGCGCATGTACGGCCATGAAGTACATGAAGCCGCCGATGGCAACGAGGGCCTGGCGGCGATCGAAGCCCACCCGGCGATCCGGCTGGCGGTGGTCGACCAGGAAATGCCGGGCATGCAGGGCGTGGAGTTCACCCGCCGCCTGCGCACCCTGCGCTCGCGCGACAAGGTCGCGGTGATCGGCATTTCCGGCAACACCGACGCCTCGCTGATCCCGCGCTTCCTGAAGAACGGCGCCAACGACTTCCTGCGCAAACCGTTCTCACGGGAGGAATTCTTCTGCCGCGTCTCGCAGAACGTGGATCAGCTGGAGCTGATCGGCACCCTGCAGGATCTGGCCACCCGTGATTTCCTCACCGGCCTGCCAAATCGCCGCTGCTTCCTGGAGCAGAGCCAGCGCCAGCTGCCGCAGCTGCAGCTGCACGGGCAGTGCGTGGCGGTGGCAATGATCGACATCGACCACTTCAAGCACATCAACGATACCTACGGCCACGAGGCCGGCGACGATGCGTTGCGCGCCGTGGCCGGCGCGGTGGCCGCCCATGCGCGCAGCCAGGACCTGATCGCGCGCTTCGGCGGCGAGGAATTCTGCCTGCTGGTGCCGGACATGGAGCAGGACGAGGCATTGCTGTACTTCGAGGAACTGCGCCAGCGCATCGCCGCGCTGGAGGTGGACATCGGCACCGCCACCCTGCGCATGACCGTCAGCATCGGCCTGTGCTGCCTGCGCCCGCAGCGCGATGCGCTGCACCGGCTGATCTCCGAAGCCGACCGCCAGCTGTACCTGGCCAAGGCCGGCGGCCGCAACCGGGTCAGCTGCACCACGGTGGCCAGCCCGTTGCGCCCGCGCGAGCCTGCGCTGTCCTGATTGCCGCGCTTTGATCCAGATCAACGCCGCCTGCGGTTGGCGGTTCTACAGTCGGCCCCGACATACGCATGAAGGGGCGCCGGGGATGGCACTACTGGTCTGGCAGGACGATCTGAACATCGGCATCGATGTGATCGATCAACAACACCGCCGCATCATCGAGATGCTCAACCACCTGCACGTGGCCCAGGCCAGTCTGCAGCGTGCGGCGGTGGGCGAGGTGATCGACGAGGTGGTGGACTACACCATGTCGCACTTCGCGTTCGAGGAAGAACTGATGGAGGAAGCGGGCTACCCGTTCTGTGCCGCGCACAAGCGCGTGCATGAGGTCTTCATCAAGCGCGTGGCCGAGTACCGGCTGCGCTTCCAGGCCGGCGAGGACATCAGCGACGAGCTGCGCACCATGCTCTCACGCTGGCTGTTCAACCACATCCGCGGCGACGACCAGGCCTATGCCGAGCAGGTCAAGGCGCACCTGAACCAGTTCGCCCGCGAACACCAGGGCGGCGGTTGGCTGGGGCGCACGCTCAAGCGCTTCTTTGGCTGAGCCACAGCGCGCGACGGTGCAGGGCCACCAGCGCGCACAGGGTCGCCACCGCGGTCAGGCACAGGTAGTAGCCCACTGCGACCAGGCCGAAACGTTCGGCCAGCCAGGTGGCCAGGTACGGTGCCGGCGCCGCACCGAGGATGCCGGCCAGGTTGAATGACAGCGAGGCACCGGTGTAGCGCACTTCCACCGGATAGATCTCGGCCAGGAAGGTACCGCAGGGGCCGTAGGTCAGGCCCATCAGGAACAACCCCAGGCACAGGAAGGCGGTGACCAGCCACGGACTGTGCGGCTGGAACAGCGGCGCGAACAGCACGCCGAAGCCGATGATCAGCACGCTGGCGACGATCATCGTGCGGCGCGTACCCCAGCGGTCGCCATAGCGCGCCGACAGCGGGATGCCCAGCGCGAAGAACAGCATGCCGGCCATCTGCATCAGCAGGAACTGCTCGCGGCTGTAGCCAAGCACGGCGGTGCCATGGCCGAGACTGAACACCGTCATCAGGTAGAACAGCACGAACGTGGCGAACGCGCCCAGCGTGCCCAGCAGCATCGGCACCGGATGATCGCGCAGTACCGTCCACATCGGCAGCCGCACCGGCGCCTTGCGTTCCAGCGCCTGCTTGAAGTCGGGGGTCTCGTGGATGTTCAGGCGCACCCACAGGCCAAGGCCGACCAGCAGCGCGCTGGCCACGAACGGAATGCGCCAGCCCCACTGCAGGAAGTCGTCCTGGCTCAGGTAACGCCCCAGCAGCAGGAAGATGCCGGCCGACAGCAGGAAGCCGATGGGCGCGCCCAGCTGCGGAAACATGCCATACCAGGCGCGCTTGCCGGGCGGCGCGTTCTCGGTGGCCAGCAGCACCGCCCCGCCCCACTCGCCGCCCAGCCCCAAGCCCTGCCCGAAACGGCACAGCGCCAGCAGCGCCGGCGCCCACAGGCCGATCTGCGCGTGCGTCGGCAGCAGGCCGATCAGCACCGTGGACAGGCCCATGGTCAGCAACGCGGCGACCAGGGTGGCCTTGCGGCCGATGCGGTCGCCGAAGTGCCCGAACACCGCCGAGCCGACCGGGCGGGCGATGAAGGCCACCGCGAAGGTCGCCAGCGATTGCAGCAGCGCCGCCTGTTCGCTGCTGTCCGGGAAGAACAGGTGCGGGAACACCAGCACCGCCGCCGTGGCGTAGATGTAGAAATCGAAGAATTCGATGGTGGTGCCGATCAGGCTGGCCAGCAGGACACGACGGGGGGAATTCACGGGTGGCGCGGCAGCGGTGATCGTCGACATCGGCAGTACGGGCAACGGTGGATCGTTCGATTCTGCCACGGGCCGGTGGCTGCACGGGCCAATGGTTTCAGCCGACACCGATGCCGAAGAAGGGGGCGGGCGCCATTCCGTAGCGTCGAGCTTGCTCGACGGCTGTTTGCTCTTTTGAGGAAGGGCCGTCGAGCAAGCTCGACGCTACGGAACAGCGCAGAACCGGGCGCGGTCAGAGCTGGATCCAGGTGGCCTTGATCTCGCTGTACTTGTCGAACGCGTGCAGCGATTTGTCGCGACCGTTGCCGGACTGCTTGTAACCGCCGAACGGCGCGGTCATGTCGCCACCGTCCCAGCCGTTCACCCACACACTACCGGCGCGCAGCTGGCGCGCTACCCGATGGGCGCGGCCGAGATCGCGCGTCCACAGCCCTGCCGCCAGTCCATAACGGCTGTCGTTGGCCAAGCGTACCGCCTCGGCCTCGTCATCGAAGCCGAGCACCGCCAGCACCGGGCCAAACACCTCCTCCCGCGCCAGCGCCTGCTCCGGCCGCACCTGGTCGAACACCGTAGGTTGCACGTAGCAGCCGCCAGCCTCCACCTCCGCCCGATGGCCACCCAGCAGCAGACGGGCGCCCTCGCCCTCGGCGCGGGCGATGTCGGCCAGCACCTTGTCCGCGTGCGCGG
Proteins encoded in this region:
- a CDS encoding gamma-glutamyl-gamma-aminobutyrate hydrolase family protein, yielding MRRLPWVGLPTDSTVLGHHRFAVAGEKYVRALVEAAEVTPVILPSLQPPLPPADWLHGLDGLLLTGAVSNIEPQHYEGGRSWPGNPHDPARDATALALLHEALALDLPVLAICRGFQELNVALGGTLHPQVHAVPGLSDHREDPQAPVEVQYGPAHPVTLAAEGWLAQWAGSDRAQVNSVHGQGIARLALGLHGEAWAEDGLVEAARSLHHRFVLGVQWHPEWRVMQAPFYHAIFRAFGQACREHQQNRLDSR
- a CDS encoding FAD-binding oxidoreductase; the encoded protein is MSAAFPPSWYAASLPEPPALPVLRGDLQADVAVLGAGYTGLTAALELAARGRRVVVLDAQRIGWGASGRNGGQALVGYGCEVDELERQLGREDARHLFDWSREAVQAMRTRIDRHHIDCHWVEGHASVAIRERHERDLRANCEHLQRHYDYPMQWWDRDALRAQLDSPRYRAAMFDPLSAHLHPLAYARGLADAARAAGVVIHEDSPVVRIQRGPRPTLRTAQGSVRAEQLVVAGNAWLQGLLPELERRIMPVGTYIGASAPLGAERARALIGNDMAVADTAWALDYFRLSHDHRLLFGGRASYSALPPPGLRGVMQRRMHQVFPQLADVPLEQVWGGYVDITRNRAPHWGRLDGNLYFAQGFSGHGVAAAGLAGEVIAAAIAGQSERLDVFQRLRHAPFPGGRLLRTPLLVAAMSWYKLRDALW
- a CDS encoding polyamine ABC transporter substrate-binding protein, with protein sequence MKLRILTLGLASAMLAACSGGNGGAQDSQVLNVYNYSDYIAEDTIPTFEKESGIKVTYDVFDSDEMVETKLLAGNSGYDVVVPTLNFFGRQIQAGVFLPLDKSKIPNLANLDPAVMKRIATQDPGNQYGVPYMIGTTGIGYNVDMLKQRFGGSTDIANSWDLVFKPENISKMKDCGVTILDTPADMIPIALHYLGLDPHSGDPAELQKAADLLKSIRPYVQNFHSSQYVGSLANGGTCLVVGWSGDIIQARDRAEEASNGVHVAYSIPKEGAPQWFDMLAIPKDAKHPEAAYQFINYLLQPKVAAANTNFIHYANPVPTATPLVDEAIRTDPTIYPPADVAEKMFTYSINTPETDKLYTRLWTEVKTGR
- a CDS encoding MASE1 domain-containing protein, coding for MRLNWWNEGLQLKLRIHPAGLVLAAFYAVACWATRQLSLDQFYLPAGIRVAAVLLCPPRLWPYLLLGEYAYFAQMRYPMIDKYGAAWVVFASASLMPAVMLITHLCRRALAHSVNARLLAIALLSSVVVTLLNVGFSQLLWPTPPADSLLAFVSRAIRFSVGDFIAILTVAPLALLWAKRDAEAGWKTLFTGPAAVALSLMSLLGITATLIPSEASALRTSLQLLMGLPAIALTCQYGWRGAAIGVPALNLIIGLTTPKPYAAAFDASAFTTQQIMAITGVALLLLGSRISHYHRRYQLREVGEKNAIHLARSSQMASESDLRERAIHLRKLGDGIDLSLSEVINWLNTHGHSAIANSLTHTANVHSRLFREQASMVYPTALEQLGLYVALQAGGVHAAWVNTHRVVEPRLSGDPCRLSLDLQLAAYRTLIDAVSLLLKSEPGQIVVRARCSRAGQQRGIVMTVSLLDPHRALSAATEGKVRERLAGRTLAFGGSVHCRHNRIVMVLVEPVARTRRESVEGAVFGASIASPAWDGRQAEA
- a CDS encoding glutamine synthetase family protein, which encodes MSSRTRPRKTATPPAPQESSLLRWLKERRITEVECLVPDITGNARGKIIPADKFSHDYGTRLPEGIFATTVTGEFPDDYYELTSPSDSDMMLRPDPDTVRMVPWAADATAQVIHDCYTKHGEPHELAPRNVLRRVLAGYAELGLRPVVAPELEFFLVQKNTDPDFPLLPPAGRSGRPETARQSYSIDAVNEFDPILDLMYDYADAMKLDVDTLIHESGAAQLEVNFTHADAMDLADQVFLFKRTMREAAMRHGVYATFLAKPMENEPGSAMHIHQSLVRVSDGSNVFAGDTDAEGEFSPVFGHYLGGLQKYAPQAMAFFAPNVNSYRRLVFGEVSPSNVHWGFDNRTCGLRVPLDTPENMRVESRFAGSDANPYLAMAATLACGLLGIRERLAPDAPVTGSAKELGYNLPRSLGEALDGLEQCSELQALLGERFCRAYISVKRKEYETFFRVISSWEREFLLLNV